Proteins found in one Gardnerella vaginalis ATCC 14018 = JCM 11026 genomic segment:
- the rplJ gene encoding 50S ribosomal protein L10 gives MKRPEKEAVVAELTDLFRNADAVYLTEYRGLTVPQISSLREKLGRDTSYSVAKNTLARIAAKEAGIEGLDELLAGPTAITFVKGDFIEAAKTLRDFAKENKTLVIKGGFADGTVYDAEGAKQLADLKSRPELLSEMAGALKGTMSKAAYLFNALPTKAVRTIDALREKQEKAA, from the coding sequence ATGAAGAGGCCCGAAAAGGAAGCGGTAGTTGCAGAGCTTACGGATTTGTTCCGTAACGCCGACGCTGTCTACCTTACCGAGTACCGCGGGCTTACAGTTCCGCAGATTTCTTCTCTGCGCGAAAAGCTAGGCCGCGATACTTCCTACTCTGTGGCTAAGAACACGCTTGCTCGCATTGCCGCTAAGGAAGCGGGCATTGAAGGTCTTGATGAGCTTCTTGCTGGCCCAACTGCAATCACCTTTGTAAAGGGCGATTTCATTGAGGCTGCTAAGACCTTGCGTGATTTTGCCAAAGAGAATAAGACCCTCGTCATCAAGGGCGGTTTCGCAGATGGAACCGTTTACGATGCCGAAGGCGCCAAGCAGCTGGCAGACCTCAAGTCTCGCCCAGAATTGCTTTCCGAGATGGCTGGCGCGCTCAAGGGCACCATGTCCAAGGCCGCCTACTTGTTCAACGCTTTGCCAACCAAGGCAGTGCGTACTATCGACGCTTTGCGCGAGAAGCAGGAAAAGGCCGCTTGA
- a CDS encoding biotin--[acetyl-CoA-carboxylase] ligase, with translation MSNFFERTKNVADGFVYFDVIDSTQNYARKILADGCTDDCNNICFIKRQDELPAIYVVAACHQTAGKGRLCRKWVSKPFESLLASFATILPSSIVKNPSYNGWLPIIAGLAARDSIIGALKEFGSAQIENGELPDYSKISLKWPNDIFIGDCKEGGVLTEIVLTPKTVAGDIADSNIGVIFGIGLNLFMDKQSLPIEEATSLKMHYDNLPDFAELGDNIAARLVENLRIRLGKFVKNTNEYSLDLLKEASEACWTLGRKVIVRAPNDDGLGIDAGVDDSNHADAYDVGAKSFTSVEGVAQNLMRDASIQVRKDSGQIITVRTGDVCAVRI, from the coding sequence ATGAGTAATTTTTTTGAACGCACTAAAAATGTTGCAGACGGTTTTGTTTATTTTGACGTTATTGATTCAACACAGAATTATGCACGCAAAATTCTCGCTGATGGGTGTACTGATGATTGCAACAATATCTGTTTTATAAAAAGACAAGACGAATTGCCTGCGATTTATGTTGTTGCTGCTTGCCATCAGACAGCTGGCAAAGGAAGATTGTGTAGAAAATGGGTTAGTAAGCCATTCGAAAGTTTACTAGCTTCTTTTGCCACGATTTTGCCAAGTAGCATTGTTAAGAATCCAAGTTACAATGGTTGGCTGCCTATAATTGCTGGTCTTGCTGCGCGAGATTCGATTATTGGCGCGCTAAAAGAGTTTGGCTCTGCGCAGATTGAAAATGGGGAATTGCCAGATTATAGCAAAATCAGTCTTAAATGGCCTAATGATATTTTTATTGGTGACTGTAAAGAAGGTGGAGTTTTAACGGAGATTGTTTTGACTCCAAAAACGGTTGCTGGCGATATTGCCGATTCTAATATTGGAGTTATTTTCGGGATTGGTTTAAATCTTTTTATGGATAAGCAGTCACTTCCAATCGAGGAAGCAACTTCGCTTAAAATGCATTACGATAATCTGCCAGATTTTGCTGAGCTTGGGGATAATATAGCCGCGCGATTGGTGGAAAATCTTAGGATTAGGTTGGGGAAGTTTGTAAAGAATACGAATGAATACTCTTTGGATCTGCTTAAAGAAGCGAGCGAAGCATGTTGGACGTTGGGGCGCAAGGTGATTGTTCGCGCGCCGAATGATGACGGTTTGGGGATTGATGCTGGAGTTGACGATTCTAATCACGCTGATGCTTATGATGTTGGTGCAAAAAGTTTTACTAGTGTAGAAGGAGTTGCTCAAAATCTTATGCGTGATGCTTCTATTCAAGTGCGTAAGGATTCTGGGCAGATAATAACTGTTCGTACTGGTGATGTTTGTGCTGTGCGAATCTAG
- a CDS encoding sugar ABC transporter ATP-binding protein, protein MSHKDTILSMQHITKTFGSLKALTDVNLSVDRGEIHAICGENGAGKSTLMNVLSGVYPYGSYTGKIIFNGKECKYSNIKNSERDGIVIIHQELTLNPFLSISENIFMGNECSKNGVIDWSETRAKAAELLERVGLPEDPDTKIMDIGVGKQQLVEIAKALSKNVKLLILDEPTAALNDEDSAHLLQLVRQLRDEHGVTSIIITHKLNEVAVIADNVTIIRDGSTVGEMYITPETPLDYDELIRKMVGRELTNLYPKHETNQSGEEYLRITNWTVHHPMDNSRIIVDNANLYVRSGEIIGLAGLMGAGRTELAMSVFGRSYGSNITGDLYIKGKKVELRNVQEAINAGLAYATEDRKGYGLNLLQNIRENSSIASLSKMSKLGVVDGNIERKEVDAYRENFNIKCQNIDVQVSTLSGGNQQKVVLAKWVLSDPDILILDEPTRGIDVGAKYEIYEIIDKLADQGKAVVVISSELPELIGICDRIYTVSQGIITDDVNKNGFTQEYLMKCMTKERN, encoded by the coding sequence ATGTCGCATAAAGACACGATATTGAGTATGCAGCACATCACAAAAACGTTTGGTTCACTAAAAGCTCTTACTGATGTTAATCTTTCGGTTGATCGCGGTGAAATTCATGCAATTTGCGGCGAAAATGGTGCTGGTAAATCTACGTTAATGAATGTGCTATCAGGTGTTTATCCTTACGGATCTTACACGGGAAAGATTATATTTAACGGAAAAGAGTGTAAATATAGTAATATTAAAAATTCAGAACGTGATGGAATTGTTATTATTCATCAGGAGCTGACTTTAAATCCATTTCTTTCAATTTCTGAAAATATTTTCATGGGAAATGAATGCTCCAAAAATGGAGTAATTGATTGGAGTGAAACTCGCGCTAAAGCTGCAGAACTTCTTGAACGTGTTGGTTTGCCAGAAGATCCAGATACAAAGATTATGGATATTGGTGTTGGTAAACAGCAGCTTGTAGAGATTGCTAAGGCTTTGTCTAAAAATGTAAAGTTGCTGATTCTTGATGAACCAACTGCAGCATTAAATGATGAGGACTCTGCGCATTTACTACAGCTTGTTCGTCAATTAAGAGATGAACATGGCGTTACAAGCATTATAATTACGCACAAGCTTAATGAAGTTGCTGTAATAGCAGATAACGTTACTATCATTCGTGACGGATCGACAGTTGGTGAAATGTATATTACACCAGAAACGCCATTAGATTACGATGAATTAATTCGTAAAATGGTAGGTAGAGAATTAACCAATCTGTATCCTAAGCACGAAACAAATCAATCTGGTGAAGAATATCTTCGTATAACCAATTGGACAGTTCATCATCCAATGGATAATAGCCGAATAATAGTCGATAATGCTAATTTGTATGTTCGTTCTGGCGAAATTATTGGATTGGCTGGATTGATGGGTGCTGGAAGAACCGAATTGGCCATGAGTGTTTTTGGACGCTCATATGGCTCCAATATAACTGGTGATCTTTATATTAAAGGTAAAAAAGTCGAATTGCGCAATGTGCAAGAAGCAATTAATGCTGGTTTGGCTTATGCTACAGAAGATCGTAAAGGTTATGGTTTAAATCTTTTGCAGAATATTCGCGAAAATTCATCTATTGCTTCATTGTCAAAAATGAGCAAATTAGGTGTTGTTGATGGAAACATTGAGCGAAAAGAAGTTGATGCATATCGAGAGAACTTTAATATAAAATGTCAAAACATTGATGTGCAAGTTTCTACGCTTTCTGGCGGAAATCAGCAAAAGGTTGTATTGGCAAAATGGGTTCTTTCTGATCCAGACATACTCATTCTCGATGAGCCAACTCGTGGTATAGATGTTGGTGCAAAGTATGAAATTTATGAAATCATCGATAAGCTTGCCGATCAAGGTAAAGCTGTTGTAGTTATTTCTTCTGAACTACCAGAATTGATTGGTATATGCGATCGTATTTATACCGTAAGTCAAGGCATTATTACTGATGATGTTAATAAGAATGGGTTTACCCAAGAATATCTGATGAAATGCATGACTAAGGAAAGGAATTAG
- a CDS encoding helix-turn-helix domain-containing protein codes for MNNELYDSAVAGDSTADTTSKLYDVDYSTTSNITEDVDFLTILTGILPNGNNIYNRNSNEAKEKSQATSDEKAEEAQDQNQTETHKKHHLLWRRKQSNETTEKATSTTPQFTPLPCAPKNEDTSGIFDNRDGKIFDSATRLRLHTIIGACLMNGIADSRVSALMHLLQWQENTRLLAIAGTYETLDINEDSPTRKTTTHAPQNNTDTLRRTIWTQLGACGAYDAIVDRVQKDAITSRTKTWKIAAKPQAKENDEFPAPSHIIILALKENPSQDALNKLCEVFTKSGKPICISEIAVGAQEICEEITATLAALAVAPSVTHLPQIIRCDDVLPERALIGDETAVETLYTKVYQSLAPYNPDDPTLQTVDAFLRFGGALDQTSHNLNVHPNTIRYRLRKVAQTTGWDATDPREAYVLQTAITIGRIRDSAR; via the coding sequence ATGAACAACGAACTTTACGATAGCGCGGTTGCTGGCGACTCTACTGCTGACACAACCAGCAAGCTTTATGACGTAGACTATAGTACTACTAGCAACATCACAGAAGATGTTGATTTTCTAACAATTCTTACAGGAATATTGCCAAACGGAAACAATATTTATAATAGGAACTCAAACGAAGCTAAGGAAAAATCGCAAGCAACCAGCGATGAAAAAGCCGAAGAAGCTCAAGACCAAAACCAAACAGAAACACATAAAAAACATCATCTTTTATGGCGCAGAAAACAATCAAACGAAACTACAGAAAAAGCTACTAGCACAACACCACAATTTACGCCACTGCCATGCGCGCCAAAAAACGAAGACACAAGTGGAATATTTGACAATCGAGACGGAAAAATCTTCGACTCAGCAACACGCCTGCGACTACACACAATAATTGGAGCGTGCCTGATGAATGGCATTGCAGACAGCCGCGTAAGCGCACTAATGCACCTCTTACAATGGCAAGAAAATACGCGGCTCCTAGCAATAGCTGGTACATACGAAACACTCGATATAAACGAAGACAGTCCAACACGAAAAACAACAACTCACGCGCCGCAGAACAACACAGACACTTTACGACGAACCATATGGACGCAACTTGGCGCATGTGGAGCATACGATGCGATAGTAGACCGCGTTCAAAAAGACGCAATTACATCTAGAACAAAAACATGGAAAATAGCCGCAAAACCTCAAGCAAAAGAAAACGATGAATTTCCCGCCCCGTCACACATAATCATACTAGCTTTAAAAGAAAACCCAAGCCAAGACGCGCTAAACAAACTTTGCGAAGTATTTACAAAATCAGGTAAGCCAATTTGCATAAGCGAAATTGCAGTCGGCGCACAAGAAATATGCGAAGAAATCACAGCAACTCTAGCAGCGCTTGCTGTTGCGCCATCTGTAACACATTTGCCACAAATAATACGCTGCGACGACGTGCTGCCAGAGCGCGCGCTTATAGGCGACGAAACTGCCGTAGAAACCTTATATACTAAGGTGTATCAGAGCTTGGCACCATACAACCCAGACGACCCGACTTTGCAAACAGTCGACGCTTTCTTGCGATTTGGCGGCGCACTAGACCAAACTTCACACAACCTTAATGTGCACCCAAACACAATACGATATCGACTGCGCAAAGTTGCACAAACAACAGGCTGGGACGCCACCGACCCTAGAGAAGCATACGTTTTACAAACTGCTATTACGATTGGGCGCATCCGCGATTCTGCGCGCTAA
- the rplK gene encoding 50S ribosomal protein L11 has translation MAPKKKVSALIKLEIQAGKANPAPPLGPALGSHGVNIMDFCKAYNDQTKDKMGQIVPVEITVYEDRSFTFILKTPPAAALLLKAAGIPKGTENPLTHKVGSVTKAQVREIAEIKMPDLSARDVEAGMKIIAGTARSMGITVTD, from the coding sequence ATGGCTCCAAAAAAGAAAGTCTCTGCGCTTATTAAGCTCGAGATTCAGGCTGGTAAAGCAAATCCAGCCCCACCACTGGGTCCTGCTTTAGGCTCCCACGGCGTAAACATCATGGACTTCTGCAAGGCCTATAACGACCAGACGAAGGACAAGATGGGTCAGATCGTCCCAGTAGAGATTACTGTTTACGAAGATCGTTCCTTTACATTTATTCTTAAGACTCCACCAGCTGCTGCTTTGTTGCTTAAGGCTGCTGGCATTCCTAAGGGCACCGAGAACCCATTGACCCACAAGGTTGGCTCTGTGACTAAGGCTCAGGTGCGCGAAATCGCCGAAATCAAGATGCCAGATCTTTCTGCACGAGATGTTGAAGCTGGTATGAAGATTATCGCGGGCACTGCTCGCTCGATGGGTATTACCGTTACCGACTGA
- a CDS encoding DUF6020 family protein, with the protein MKFIKNDYASAKTVAEPTDTCNAKPDTKNDIKPDTKSEMKIDPKTSTSKTSLTKTSIFNLVSQLATQALILFTCIWLALCTSLGVIYRNQGSLTDFNWVNALIFAAVFCVYYAILRSIIHFGKNNKNDKILKILKITTYKITKPLFHPFRSIAAKKPKIIFSIKRTLKWCFYHSTCRKRNIFLTLIIGWLWAPITLLAAYGADICSQIREYSWTWNQITGIKQPYIGFFSFVPADIYPTAHYLWPAKPTYLSDQHNIVLTLIYGAVAAVSRYFTESNDAGIILLAIMQFILAAWCCAATANRFLNTPWAKSKTSGTQAALPTPIFFRAAVIIIFLFSPLVVFSTIALTKSPLFAFAFVWWFGISYELHCTIQNTKISRKHTILELIISVCIMLIAAKYAWYILVIQFVLLMFYSIKRWKIWVLCILLPTILIHGAIIIAISSGAIINGDPIESRGVQLQQIARIAKLDPKSIPHKAAREIAPIFNLNQTAEAYTPQDADPVKSSGLQSKKVSYRWRYITKDDMKKFNYAWWLMVKHSPIVATDAFLAKSYGYFDILDIPYVGPEYYINTDNIKNSEWIRYWLPEWRAGVSNTVESWSNTPILGWLIHGNLYVVGTLLIGVAEIVLKRWKTLVLHIPLALLMGVMVLAPANNFERHMLPITFVFFFTALTFLRESKLLGRDNIIDITSNTKIENTSQLPQLPKLNIETIGGDK; encoded by the coding sequence ATGAAATTCATTAAAAATGACTATGCGAGCGCAAAAACAGTCGCAGAACCTACTGATACTTGCAATGCAAAACCAGATACTAAAAACGATATAAAACCAGATACGAAATCTGAAATGAAAATCGATCCAAAAACAAGCACATCAAAAACAAGCTTGACAAAAACATCAATATTTAATCTCGTAAGTCAGCTTGCGACTCAAGCACTAATACTATTTACTTGCATATGGCTCGCTCTTTGCACAAGCTTAGGCGTGATTTACCGCAATCAGGGATCTTTAACCGATTTTAATTGGGTTAACGCACTTATTTTTGCAGCAGTATTCTGCGTTTATTACGCTATTTTAAGATCCATCATTCATTTTGGGAAAAATAACAAAAACGACAAAATACTAAAAATACTAAAAATCACAACTTACAAAATCACAAAACCACTTTTTCACCCATTTAGAAGCATCGCCGCTAAAAAGCCTAAGATAATTTTTTCAATAAAACGTACTCTAAAATGGTGTTTTTACCATTCAACTTGTAGAAAACGAAACATTTTCCTAACACTGATTATCGGCTGGCTGTGGGCACCAATAACACTTCTAGCAGCTTATGGAGCCGATATTTGCTCACAAATCCGAGAATACAGCTGGACATGGAACCAAATAACTGGCATAAAACAACCATACATTGGATTCTTTAGCTTTGTTCCAGCAGACATCTACCCAACAGCACACTATCTTTGGCCAGCAAAACCTACGTATTTAAGCGACCAACACAACATTGTTTTAACATTAATTTACGGTGCCGTAGCAGCAGTATCGCGGTATTTTACCGAATCAAACGATGCTGGAATCATACTACTTGCAATTATGCAATTCATTCTTGCAGCATGGTGTTGTGCCGCCACAGCGAACCGATTCTTAAACACACCGTGGGCTAAATCTAAAACAAGCGGAACGCAAGCTGCTTTGCCAACACCAATCTTCTTCCGCGCAGCCGTAATAATCATATTTTTATTCAGTCCACTTGTAGTTTTTTCAACAATCGCACTAACAAAATCACCATTATTCGCATTTGCATTCGTATGGTGGTTTGGGATATCTTACGAACTACACTGCACAATACAAAACACAAAAATTTCACGCAAACATACGATTCTTGAACTGATAATAAGCGTATGCATTATGCTAATCGCAGCAAAATATGCGTGGTATATTCTTGTAATTCAATTTGTACTTCTAATGTTTTACAGCATAAAACGTTGGAAAATATGGGTTTTATGCATTCTGCTCCCAACAATTCTTATACACGGAGCCATAATAATAGCCATATCTAGCGGAGCCATAATAAATGGAGATCCTATTGAAAGCCGCGGAGTACAACTTCAGCAAATAGCCAGAATCGCAAAACTAGATCCAAAAAGTATACCTCATAAAGCAGCACGAGAAATTGCGCCAATTTTTAATCTCAACCAAACCGCTGAAGCATACACACCTCAAGACGCAGATCCTGTAAAATCTTCTGGCTTACAGTCTAAAAAAGTGAGCTACCGTTGGCGTTACATTACAAAAGACGACATGAAAAAGTTTAACTACGCATGGTGGCTTATGGTTAAACACAGTCCAATTGTTGCAACGGACGCATTCTTAGCCAAATCCTACGGTTATTTTGACATTCTAGACATCCCTTATGTTGGACCAGAATACTACATAAATACTGACAACATAAAAAACTCAGAGTGGATACGCTACTGGCTACCGGAATGGCGTGCAGGTGTTTCAAATACTGTTGAATCGTGGAGTAATACGCCGATTTTAGGTTGGCTGATTCACGGAAACCTGTATGTTGTTGGCACACTGCTTATCGGAGTTGCAGAAATCGTTCTTAAACGTTGGAAAACACTCGTTTTGCATATTCCTCTTGCGCTGTTAATGGGAGTAATGGTGCTGGCTCCTGCAAACAATTTTGAACGACATATGCTCCCTATTACGTTCGTATTCTTCTTTACGGCTCTAACATTTTTAAGAGAGTCTAAATTGCTTGGCAGAGATAATATTATAGATATAACGTCAAATACAAAAATAGAAAATACTTCACAGTTGCCACAGTTGCCAAAATTAAATATAGAAACGATTGGAGGTGACAAATGA
- a CDS encoding substrate-binding domain-containing protein, whose amino-acid sequence MNIGKKAIALFVGIAVVAGLSACSGSRGGASKNVSQGIEKGATIGVSMPTKSEERWNKDGNNLKKKLEDAGYKVILNFADDKPAQQNADIENMINNGAKVVVVAAKDGSAVGPAVEKAHDAGAKVIAYDRLIMNTKAVDYYATFQLEQTGILEANYIIDKLGLKNGAKGPFNIELFTGSPDDNNAKYFFKGAWDLLQPYFKSGALVSPSNHGGGVNKDFKVQDWQKISVQGWKAEQAQKDMESIIDSAYAKGQPLHAILSPYDGISTGVINAIESKRPDLKPGTDNWPIITGQDAMESAVSSIARGKQSQTVFKNVNKLAEAVYQMVLEIAKGKKVSGINGKFNNNKIDVPSKLLNPQDITKDNLTDLVKDGYITQERFDKLVH is encoded by the coding sequence ATGAACATAGGTAAAAAAGCAATCGCTTTATTTGTAGGTATTGCTGTAGTTGCTGGTTTATCAGCCTGTTCAGGTTCAAGAGGTGGTGCATCCAAAAACGTAAGTCAAGGAATTGAAAAAGGTGCCACCATTGGTGTCTCTATGCCAACAAAGTCGGAGGAACGTTGGAATAAAGACGGTAATAACCTAAAGAAGAAGCTAGAAGATGCTGGATATAAAGTTATATTGAACTTTGCAGACGATAAACCAGCTCAGCAAAATGCAGATATTGAAAATATGATTAACAACGGCGCTAAGGTTGTTGTTGTTGCTGCAAAGGATGGTAGTGCTGTAGGACCTGCAGTAGAGAAGGCTCATGATGCTGGAGCTAAAGTAATTGCCTACGATCGATTGATTATGAATACAAAGGCTGTTGACTATTATGCAACATTCCAGCTTGAGCAGACTGGTATTCTTGAAGCAAATTATATTATTGATAAGTTGGGTCTTAAGAATGGTGCAAAGGGACCATTCAATATTGAGCTTTTCACTGGTTCTCCAGATGATAACAATGCTAAGTACTTCTTTAAGGGTGCATGGGATTTGCTGCAACCATACTTTAAATCTGGTGCCTTAGTTTCCCCATCTAATCATGGTGGTGGCGTGAATAAAGACTTTAAGGTTCAAGATTGGCAGAAGATTTCTGTTCAAGGGTGGAAAGCTGAACAGGCTCAAAAGGATATGGAATCAATTATTGATTCTGCATATGCTAAAGGTCAGCCACTACATGCAATATTAAGCCCTTATGATGGTATTTCGACTGGTGTTATTAACGCAATTGAATCTAAGCGTCCAGATTTAAAGCCAGGTACAGATAATTGGCCAATTATAACTGGACAGGATGCTATGGAGTCAGCTGTATCTTCAATTGCACGTGGAAAGCAGAGTCAGACAGTATTTAAGAATGTCAATAAGCTTGCTGAAGCCGTTTATCAGATGGTATTGGAAATTGCTAAAGGCAAGAAGGTGTCTGGTATTAACGGAAAGTTCAATAATAACAAGATAGACGTTCCTTCTAAATTGCTAAATCCACAAGATATTACTAAGGATAATCTTACTGACTTAGTGAAAGATGGTTATATAACACAAGAACGCTTTGATAAGTTAGTACATTAA
- a CDS encoding ATP-binding cassette domain-containing protein, which produces MYGQNPLLQLKDISVNFGFTEALKSITLDIYSKEIVAIVGDNGVGKSTLIKTISGLIQPTKGRMIFEDKEVNLHSIREANDLGIATVFQGQEFCDNLDVTSNLFLGKEMRNKSCHTLNKDAMACEARKALQELTCAIRIHTPIRLLSSGQRQTVALARMLLSDPKLILLDEPTASLSLTQTAETLSYMKRLRSQGRTIILVCHNLPDVFAVATRIVVLRQGKIVGNHDVSETNYVQIIREMTGIEDEEDDTISSSIIDNINENQKLSHKRNALISRSAK; this is translated from the coding sequence ATGTACGGACAAAATCCACTCCTACAGCTAAAAGATATTAGCGTAAACTTTGGCTTTACCGAAGCGCTTAAATCAATAACACTCGATATTTATAGCAAAGAAATAGTGGCAATTGTTGGAGACAATGGCGTCGGAAAATCCACTCTTATTAAAACAATATCTGGTTTGATCCAACCAACAAAAGGAAGAATGATCTTTGAAGATAAAGAAGTGAATTTGCACTCCATACGAGAAGCAAATGATCTTGGAATAGCAACAGTTTTTCAAGGACAAGAATTTTGCGATAATTTGGACGTTACATCAAATCTATTCTTAGGCAAAGAGATGCGAAATAAATCATGTCATACACTCAATAAAGATGCAATGGCGTGTGAAGCCCGAAAGGCATTACAAGAACTAACATGTGCCATAAGAATACATACTCCAATACGATTACTATCAAGTGGACAACGTCAAACTGTCGCATTGGCACGAATGCTACTATCGGATCCAAAACTCATACTATTAGACGAACCTACAGCTTCATTATCTTTAACACAAACAGCTGAAACCCTATCTTATATGAAACGCCTACGATCACAGGGTCGCACAATTATATTGGTATGCCATAATCTTCCAGACGTATTTGCAGTGGCAACTAGGATAGTTGTACTAAGACAAGGAAAAATCGTTGGAAATCATGATGTTAGTGAAACAAATTATGTCCAAATAATCAGAGAAATGACGGGAATAGAGGATGAGGAAGACGATACAATATCTTCATCAATAATAGACAACATAAATGAGAATCAAAAACTAAGTCATAAAAGAAATGCGCTTATTAGTAGAAGTGCAAAATAA
- the rplL gene encoding 50S ribosomal protein L7/L12 produces MAKLTSEELLEAFGEMTLVELSEFVKAFEEKFDVEAAAPVAAVAAAPAAAAGAAEEEKDEFDVVLASAGAQKVAVIKAVKALTGLGLKEAKDIVDNAPKPVLEKAKKEDADKAKAALEEAGATVELK; encoded by the coding sequence ATGGCTAAGCTCACTAGCGAAGAGCTTCTTGAAGCTTTCGGTGAAATGACCCTCGTCGAGCTTTCTGAGTTCGTCAAGGCCTTTGAAGAGAAGTTCGATGTTGAGGCTGCTGCTCCTGTAGCTGCTGTTGCTGCTGCTCCAGCCGCTGCCGCTGGCGCTGCTGAGGAAGAGAAGGACGAGTTTGACGTTGTCCTCGCTTCTGCAGGTGCTCAGAAGGTTGCCGTCATCAAGGCTGTTAAGGCTTTGACTGGCCTCGGCTTGAAGGAAGCTAAGGACATTGTTGACAATGCTCCAAAGCCAGTCCTCGAGAAGGCTAAGAAGGAAGATGCCGACAAGGCTAAGGCTGCTCTCGAAGAAGCCGGCGCAACTGTTGAACTTAAGTAG
- the rplA gene encoding 50S ribosomal protein L1 has product MVKRSKKYREAAEKIDRNNLYTPAEAIALLKSMPKHAFDESAEAVMRLNVDPRKADQLVRGVVNLPNGTGKTAKVLVFARGPKATEAQEAGADIVGDDELIEKVAGGFLDFDAVVATPDMMGKVGRLGRVLGPRSLMPNPKTGTVTMDVAKAVADIKGGKIEFRVDRQGNLSFLFGKLSFDEKALEENFKAVADEIRRLKPTTIKGRYITKVTITSTMAPGVPVDIASIAA; this is encoded by the coding sequence ATGGTGAAGCGTTCTAAGAAGTATCGTGAAGCGGCTGAGAAGATTGACCGCAACAACCTTTACACCCCAGCTGAGGCTATTGCTTTGCTTAAGAGCATGCCAAAGCACGCTTTCGACGAGTCTGCTGAGGCTGTTATGCGCCTTAATGTGGATCCTCGCAAGGCGGATCAGTTGGTTCGTGGCGTTGTGAACTTGCCTAATGGCACTGGTAAAACCGCTAAGGTTTTGGTGTTTGCTCGTGGTCCAAAGGCTACTGAGGCTCAAGAAGCTGGCGCAGACATCGTTGGTGATGACGAGCTTATCGAGAAGGTTGCCGGTGGCTTCCTTGACTTTGATGCCGTTGTTGCAACCCCAGACATGATGGGCAAGGTTGGTCGCCTTGGTCGTGTGCTTGGTCCTCGTAGCTTGATGCCAAATCCTAAGACTGGCACCGTTACAATGGATGTTGCAAAGGCTGTTGCCGATATTAAGGGTGGTAAGATTGAGTTCCGCGTTGATCGTCAGGGCAATCTTTCCTTCCTCTTTGGCAAGCTTTCCTTCGACGAGAAGGCTCTTGAAGAGAACTTCAAGGCTGTTGCCGATGAGATTCGCCGCTTGAAGCCTACTACCATCAAGGGTCGTTACATTACTAAGGTAACGATTACCTCTACGATGGCTCCTGGTGTTCCAGTGGATATTGCAAGCATTGCTGCGTGA